In Sander vitreus isolate 19-12246 chromosome 12, sanVit1, whole genome shotgun sequence, the following proteins share a genomic window:
- the rpe65a gene encoding retinoid isomerohydrolase encodes MVSRFEHPAGSYKKIFETCEELAEPLPATVTGRIPSFLKGSLLRLGPGLFEIGDEPFYHLFDGQALMHKFDFKDGQVTYFRKYIKTDAYVRAITEKRVVITEFGTCAYPDPCKNIFSRFFSYFKGVEVTDNCLVNVYPIGEDFYAVTETNYITKVNTDTLETLKKVDLCNYVNINGVTAHPHIERDGTVYNIGNCMGKGATLAYNIVKIPPTQKDKSDPIEKSKVVVQFPSAERFKPSYVHSFGMSENYFVFVETPVKINLLKFLSAWSIRGTNYMDCFESNESQGTLFHIAKKDPGEYIDHKFKGAPIGMFHHINTYEDQGFIVVDLCGWKGFEFVYNYLWLANLRANWEEVKKAAMMAPQPEVRRYVIPLDVHKEEQGKNLVSLPYTTATAVMLADGNIWLEPEVLFSGPRQAFEFPQINYQRYGGKNYTYAYGLGLNHFIPDRICKLNVKTKETWVWQEPDSYPSEPLFVQTPDGVDEDDGVLLTIVVAPGSQRPGYLLILNAKDLSEIARAEVECTMPVTFHGMYKP; translated from the exons ATGGTCAGCCG ATTTGAACACCCAGCTGGTAGCTACAAGAAGATTTTTGAGACATGCGAGGAGCTGGCTGAGCCTCTTCCAGCAACAGTCACAG GTAGGATTCCTTCATTTCTGAAGGGGAGTCTTCTCCGTTTGGGACCTGGGCTTTTTGAGATCGGAGATGAACCTTTCTATCACCTATTTGATGGCCAGGCCCTCATGCACAAATTCGACTTTAAGGATGGCCAGGTCACCTACTTCCGAAA ATATATCAAAACGGATGCCTACGTGAGAGCCATCACAGAGAAACGTGTGGTGATCACTGAGTTTGGCACCTGTGCATACCCAGATCCctgcaaaaacattttctccag gTTTTTCTCTTACTTCAAGGGTGTTGAGGTCACAGACAACTGTCTGGTGAACGTTTACCCTATTGGTGAGGATTTCTATGCTGTAACAGAAACCAACTACATCACTAAAGTAAACACTGATACCTTGGAGACGCTGAAGAAG GTTGACTTGTGCAACTATGTCAACATTAATGGAGTGACAGCCCACCCTCACATTGAGAGAGATGGTACAGTGTATAACATTGGAAACTGCATGGGAAAAGGAGCAACGCTGGCCTACAACATTGTCAAGATTCCACCCACACAGAAAG ATAAGTCTGATCCCATTGAGAAGTCCAAGGTAGTGGTGCAGTTCCCCAGTGCTGAGAGGTTCAAACCATCCTATGTGCACAG CTTTGGCATGTCAGAAAACTACTTTGTCTTTGTGGAGACCCCGGTAAAAATCAACCTGCTGAAATTCCTGAGTGCTTGGAGCATTCGAGGCACCAACTACATGGACTGTTTCGAGTCCAATGAGAGCCAAGGA ACCTTGTTTCACATTGCCAAGAAAGACCCAGGAGAGTACATTGATCACAAGTTCAAAGGGGCACCCATCGGCATGTTCCATCACATCAACACCTACGAGGACCAGGGCTTCATTGTTGTTGATCTCTGTGGCTGGAAAGG TTTTGAGTTTGTTTACAACTACCTCTGGTTGGCCAACCTGAGAGCCAACTGGGAAGAGGTGAAGAAGGCGGCCATGATGGCACCACAGCCGGAGGTCCGCAGATATGTTATTCCCCTGGATGTCCACAAG GAGGAGCAGGGGAAGAATCTTGTCAGCCTGCCATACACCACGGCCACAGCGGTGATGCTCGCTGATGGCAACATCTGGCTGGAGCCAGAGGTGCTGTTCTCCGGGCCTCGCCAAG CCTTCGAGTTCCCTCAAATTAACTACCAGAGGTACGGAGGGAAGAATTACACATACGCCTATGGCCTGGGTCTCAATCATTTCATACCAGACAGG ATCTGCAAGTTGAATGTGAAGACCAAGGAGACCTGGGTATGGCAAGAACCAGACTCCTACCCCTCAGAGCCTCTGTTTGTTCAGACTCCTGATGGGGTAGATGAGGATGATG GAGTGCTGCTGACCATTGTGGTGGCTCCCGGCTCCCAGAGACCAGGATACCTCCTCATACTCAACGCCAAGGATCTATCTGAGATCGCCAGGGCAGAAGTGGAGTGCACCATGCCTGTCACCTTTCATGGGATGTATAAACCCTAA